One Cyclopterus lumpus isolate fCycLum1 chromosome 7, fCycLum1.pri, whole genome shotgun sequence DNA window includes the following coding sequences:
- the LOC117733568 gene encoding LOW QUALITY PROTEIN: zinc finger protein PLAGL2-like (The sequence of the model RefSeq protein was modified relative to this genomic sequence to represent the inferred CDS: deleted 1 base in 1 codon), whose protein sequence is MFHQQDHLKSQLQESHPASRQLFHCQECGKQYNTQLGYRRHLVAAHSAASGLPCPEGLPSLLEHLGSHIDRPPPSEGNSNATVPVRERKYSCERCDRRFYTRKDVRRHAVVHTGRRDFLCPRCAQRFGRRDHLTRHLKKSHAQESGLMPPCTPSSTPVATPTPATQCPVKDELSPLASDIGSVSKEPMETFSRDMYNSYPMANPVPGMGHPHGLMQGSLSSNMGVARHMPPQSSHPHHHHHLQPPVAAQQQPYSNMARYQHGSTSYPRADVDSFLLDLQSAPPPHLSAVNSSTSTSPQREVLGEGVGAGGDPHLLSRSPAISSTEMSCTTNMDLGPLLGFLPFSLPTYSPHMGMGGLVMSYPQSTTTTSPSSSSSGLSSQAPGPFTFFQPPQAHVPQGPGVHNHSQLPQAYSSPAMSTSSSLPHYYQAFQQ, encoded by the exons ATGTTTCACCAGCAGGACCATCTGAAGAGCCAGCTGCAGGAGAGCCACCCAGCCAGCAGGCAGCTCTTCCACTGCCAGGAGTGTGGGAAGCAGTACAACACCCAGCTGGGTTATAGACGCCATCTGGTGGCAGCCCACAGTGCTGCATCGGGCCTGCCCTGTCCGGAGGGGTTGCCATCTCTGCTGGAGCACCTGGGCAGCCATATTGACAGGCCTCCACCATCAGAGGGCAACTCTAACGCTACTGTGccagtgagagagaggaagtacTCGTGTGAGCGATGCGACCGCCGATTCTACACTCGTAAGGATGTGCGGCGTCACGCTGTTGTGCACACTGGGCGCCGTGACTTCTTGTGCCCGCGCTGTGCACAGCGCTTTGGCCGCAGAGACCACCTCACTCGCCATTTGAAGAAGAGCCACGCCCAGGAGTCAGGGTTGATGCCACCCTGCACACCCAGCAGCACTCCTGTGGCGACGCCAACCCCTGCCACCCAGTGCCCAGTGAAGGATGAACTGAGCCCTTTGGCGTCTGATATCGGCTCTGTCTCCAAGGAGCCCATGGAGACTTTCTCAAGGGACATGTACAACTCCTACCCCATGGCCAATCCTGTCCCTGGCATGGGCCACCCTCATGGCCTCATGCAGGGTTCCTTGTCCTCAAATATGGGTGTGGCTCGCCACATGCCCCCCCAATCTTctcacccccaccaccaccaccacctgcagcCCCCGGTGGCTGCGCAGCAGCAGCCCTACAGCAACATGGCCAGGTACCAGCATGGATCTACCTCATACCCTCGCGCTGACGTGGACAGTTTCCTGCTGGACCTGCAGAGTGCCCCCCCACCTCACCTGAGTGCAGTCAACTCCTCTACCTctacctcccctcagagggagGTGCTGGGTGAAGGCGTCGGTGCTGGCGGTGACCCCCACCTGTTGTCCAGGAGCCCCGCTATTTCTTCAACTGAGATGTCCTGCACCACTAACATGGACCTCGGGCCTCTGCTGGGCTTCCTGCCTTTCAGCCTGCCAACCTACAGCCCTCACATGGGAATGGGAGGGTTAGTGATGAGCTATCCAcagtccaccaccaccacttccccttcatcctcttcctctgggCTGTCCTCCCAGGCACCAGGGCCTTTCACCTTCTTCCAGCCTCCACAGGCTCATGTACCACAAGGCCCTGGAGTCCATAACCACAGCCAGCTACCTCAAGCATACAGCAGTCCTGCTATGAGCACTTCCAGCTCC CTACCTCACTACTACCAGGCCTTTCAGCAATAA